From a region of the Mytilus galloprovincialis chromosome 3, xbMytGall1.hap1.1, whole genome shotgun sequence genome:
- the LOC143066287 gene encoding uncharacterized protein LOC143066287 produces MDICRKCRYICFIRRLRKRVYLCLFILACFGYLAYHDFFQYPRIVNLGKAQINILNSTSFPLLLNALQNQYCIHPSLDPYHPSVVNFFHPVKKQKCQTEADWVSVSNGSAQIMSGATFKRGQIICRLVPILRGQTDDIIKYGKETKLSQNQKVSVPSDFMKTSCKSKTGHRYMNIHSTIAIKKSIFDRLNNLKTKLQSETKLNVLMLGFDSVSRNTWLRMLPSAHSYFKNDLQGIVLEGYNIVGDGTPQALLPILTGKTEEELPEARRGHQGATTVDSHPWIWKNFSRLGYVTQWGEDMAFIGTFNMRMMGFDKQPVDHYMRPFYLVTEKLHKFYKPYCLGSQPRHRIMFNYLKDFVNVYREHPKFSFLFHSEYSHDNSNTLQWMDQDLINLMKYMYENGHLNSTVLILMSDHGARFHDIRQTLQGKYEERMPYFAFRFPEWFAKKYHVEYENLKKNSKKLVTPFDIHATFEHILSIAQSKSESHITNTTGALTLLRGISILKNIPQNRSCYDAGIAPHWCACLPWKHNDINDIIVQKAAEKVVSLINSMTYVFRHKCRTLSIIRIVRAMTFTPSRDVVKFVGSSDKDGRYAKFDNSLKIPNNILQVTFHTSPGDAIYEATVVHDKTSGNFFVDNREISRTNTYGTSADCIENIAPNLRQYCYCTNI; encoded by the coding sequence ATGGACATTTGTCGGAAATgcagatatatttgttttattcgcAGATTACGTAAACGTGTGTATCTCTGTCTGTTTATACTTGCCTGCTTCGGGTATTTAGCATATCATGATTTCTTTCAATATCCACGTATTGTAAATCTCGGGAAAGCTCAAATAAATATTCTGAATTCTACTTCATTTCCACTTTTGTTGAATGCATTACAAAACCAGTATTGTATCCATCCTTCGCTAGATCCGTATCATCCATCAGTCGTTAACTTCTTCCATCCAGTGAAGAAACAAAAATGCCAAACCGAGGCAGACTGGGTTTCTGTGAGTAATGGTTCTGCGCAGATTATGTCTGGTGCAACATTTAAACGTGGACAAATAATATGTCGTCTAGTCCCTATATTAAGAGGTCAAACAGACGACATTATCAAGTATGGTAAAGAAACAAAACTCAGTCAAAACCAAAAAGTTTCTGTACCTTCTGATTTCATGAAAACTTCTTGTAAATCTAAAACTGGTCATCGATACATGAATATTCACTCGACAATCGCTATTAAAAAGTCAATATTTGACAGACTGAATAACCTAAAGACAAAGTTACAATCCGAAACCAAGCTTAACGTTTTAATGCTTGGTTTTGATTCTGTATCTCGAAACACATGGCTGCGCATGCTCCCATCTGCTCATTCCTATTTCAAGAATGATCTGCAAGGGATAGTTTTGGAAGGTTATAATATAGTTGGCGACGGAACCCCTCAAGCACTCTTACCTATTCTAACTGGTAAGACAGAAGAAGAATTACCAGAAGCTCGTAGGGGTCACCAAGGAGCAACAACTGTCGACAGCCATCCATGGATTTGGAAAAATTTCTCCCGTTTAGGTTACGTTACACAATGGGGAGAGGATATGGCCTTTATTGGAACCTTTAATATGAGAATGATGGGATTTGATAAGCAACCGGTAGATCATTATATGCGTCCCTTTTATCTTGTAACTGAGAAGCTACACAAATTTTACAAACCATATTGTCTAGGTTCTCAGCCTCGTCATCGTATAATGTTTAATTATCTAAAGGACTTTGTAAATGTTTACAGGGAACATCCgaaatttagtttcttgtttcATTCTGAGTATAGTCATGATAACTCTAACACATTACAATGGATGGATCAGGATTTAATAAACTTGATGAAGTACATGTATGAAAATGGCCATCTGAATTCCACTGTTCTAATTCTAATGAGTGACCATGGTGCTAGGTTTCACGATATTAGACAAACATTACAAGGAAAGTATGAAGAACGTATGCCGTACTTTGCTTTTCGTTTTCCTGAGTGGTTTGCAAAGAAATATCATGTGGAATATGAAAACTTAAAGAAGAACTCAAAAAAGCTAGTAACTCCTTTTGACATTCATGCGACGTTTGAACACATTCTTAGCATCGCACAGTCAAAAAGTGAATCTCATATTACAAATACAACAGGTGCTTTAACATTACTAAGAGGTATCAGTATTTTGAAGAATATACCTCAGAACAGATCCTGTTATGACGCAGGCATAGCACCGCACTGGTGCGCATGTCTGCCATGGAAACACAATGACATAAACGATATAATCGTTCAGAAAGCTGCCGAAAAAGTAGTTAGTTTGATAAATTCAATGACGTATGTGTTCAGACATAAGTGTAGAACTCTGTCTATAATCAGAATAGTACGGGCTATGACGTTTACTCCGAGTAGAGATGTCGTAAAGTTTGTCGGCAGTTCTGATAAAGATGGTCGATATGCTAAATTCGACAATTCGCTGAAAATCCCAAATAATATATTACAAGTAACATTCCATACATCACCTGGTGATGCCATATACGAAGCCACTGTGGTACATGATAAAACATCCGGCAACTTTTTTGTTGACAATCGTGAAATCAGCAGAACAAATACCTATGGGACATCTGCAGATTGCATAGAAAACATAGCACCAAACCTACGTCAGTATTGCTATTGCACAAACATTTGA